A single window of Nicotiana sylvestris chromosome 3, ASM39365v2, whole genome shotgun sequence DNA harbors:
- the LOC138888588 gene encoding uncharacterized protein — protein sequence MTYRTLIGMSPYWLVFGKAFHLPVELEHTAIWVLRKLNLEWDVAANLRAEQLNELDEFRFHAYSSSSLYKDKMKYIHEKYAHGKEFKVGDLVLLFNSQLCLFPGKLKSIWSGPFEVVFVNPFGALDLKNKNGEVFIVNGHRVKHYLGKIDDSHVVALLHFK from the coding sequence atgACTTACagaactctgattggtatgtctccgtattggttggtgtttgggaaagctttccatcttccggttgagttagagcacacgGCCATATGggttttgaggaagttgaatcttgaatgggatgttgcagccaatcttcgtgcagagcagctcaatgaactcgatgaatttagattccatgcctactccagttcgtccttgtataaggacaagatgaagtacattCATGAAAAATATGCtcatggaaaggagttcaaagtaggcgatttggttctcttgttcaactcccagtTATGTCTGTTTCCAGGAAAGCTCAAATCCATATGGAGTggaccatttgaagttgtgtttgtgaacccttttggtgctcttgatttgaaaaataaaaatggtgaagtcttcataGTTAACGGgcatcgggtcaagcattatcttgggaaaattgatgacagccacgtggtggcacttcttcacttcaaatga